The genomic window AGGACGGTGCCCTCCGGTAGCGCGGAGAGGTCGACGGCGTCGACGTCGGCGAGCGTCCGGAGGAGCCGGTCACGCACGTCTCGGAGGTCGTCGGCGCGCTCGGCCAGTCGACCGCCGCTCTCCTCGTACTGCTCGATCGGATCGTCGAAGGCGGTCTCGACGGCGGCCTCGGCAGTGTGGCCCGCCTCGATCGCTGTCTCGACCGACGATTCGATCTGTGGGTCGTCGAGGAACTGGCGGTGGGCGTCGAGGATCCCTGCCTCCTCCTCGCCGAGGTGCTCGGCGGCTCGCTCGCGCTCGGTCTGGATCGCCGCCCTCGCGGCGTCTCTGGCGTCCTCGAATCGCTCCCGCTCTCGCTCGGGGTCGTCGCTCTCGTGCTCGAACTCCGGGAGCGGTGGGTCCGACCAGCGTGCGGTGCCGACGCCCGACAGCGGCGTCGCGCCGACGCCCTCGAACGTTCGCGTCATGGTTCTTTCTGGGTGAGGAGGCCCGCGAGTTCGTCGAGGGCAGCCTCGGCGTCCGGGCCCTCGGCCGTGATGCGCACGCGGTCGCCCTGTTCGACGCCCAGCCCGGTGACGGCGAGCATGCTCCCGGCGTCGACGGCTGAGGATGCTGCTTCTCCGTCTTCGCCCTCGGCCGGACCGACGGTGATCTCGCTGTCGTACTCGTTGGCGGTCTCCACGAACACGGCCGCAGGCCTGGCGTGGAGGCCGGCCTCCTGTCGGACGGTTACGACGCGATGCATGACGTGCTTCCCTGCTGCGACGGCGGCTCTTGATGCTGTTCCATGTAGCCACTTGGCCGTTCTCGTCAATGAGTCTCGTGCTGGGTGAGGTCCAATTGGCTGCCACCGTGCGTGCAGCCGGACAAGAGTGGTAGCTACCCGGCAATCGAATAGTATAGAAATAATGTTATATCGAAAGTAGGAATTAAAACTCTCTTCGTCCGCATATGCGGAATATCTGGATATTAGTATACGATAACTGATGCGACGTTTTAATAGCTGAGGCATGGTATCGAGG from Salinarchaeum sp. Harcht-Bsk1 includes these protein-coding regions:
- a CDS encoding HPr family phosphocarrier protein; protein product: MHRVVTVRQEAGLHARPAAVFVETANEYDSEITVGPAEGEDGEAASSAVDAGSMLAVTGLGVEQGDRVRITAEGPDAEAALDELAGLLTQKEP